A window of Campylobacter cuniculorum DSM 23162 = LMG 24588 contains these coding sequences:
- a CDS encoding NADH-quinone oxidoreductase subunit J — protein sequence MIEELAFYFFSVIVLGFFLIAVLSKNMLYALSALAAGMVFLSGFYFLLNAEFLGVIQIIVYSGAVLGLYSFAMMFFDSSKEFKENLKSKKRFFILIVLSAFLLLAMFSGFKIQNIDTDLALQELAFFDINKQLAFAVFSKYLLAFEFIAILLLIALVCAILLTHKDLLKEKQ from the coding sequence ATGATAGAGGAATTAGCATTTTATTTTTTTTCTGTGATAGTACTCGGCTTTTTTTTAATAGCCGTTTTAAGTAAAAATATGCTCTATGCTCTCTCAGCTTTGGCTGCGGGAATGGTCTTCTTGTCAGGATTTTATTTCCTTTTAAATGCCGAATTTTTAGGAGTGATTCAAATCATCGTTTATAGCGGGGCTGTCTTAGGGCTTTATAGTTTTGCAATGATGTTTTTTGACTCTTCTAAAGAATTTAAAGAAAATTTAAAGTCTAAAAAAAGATTTTTTATCTTGATTGTTTTGAGTGCCTTTTTGCTTTTAGCTATGTTTAGTGGCTTTAAAATTCAAAACATCGATACAGATTTAGCTTTACAAGAACTTGCATTCTTTGATATAAACAAACAACTTGCTTTTGCAGTTTTTTCTAAATACCTTTTAGCTTTTGAATTCATTGCAATCTTGCTTTTAATTGCTCTTGTTTGTGCCATTTTACTCACTCATAAAGATCTTCTTAAGGAAAAACAATGA
- a CDS encoding NADH-quinone oxidoreductase subunit N — MLNDLDFEILNISLSYPFLFLIGVGIVLLCCSAFYKLHRNFFVGISALSLIVSFFLILYNINVQGSKGAFLGTLNNDILSFAFSSLILLFSFLYLLMEKEENQGEFYALFLFMIASLMLMVSSSNLVLIFIGLEGSSLALYTLIAIRGTQNSISAAIKYFSIAAVGSGFFALACALIYIKTGSLSLDEIISLQDSNDDILLSCAGVLIFVLCAIKLSLAPFHFWLRDVYYAAYPNLVAFISVVPKIAMFVVVIRIFMFLEPKTNGFEYIIMVLTIFSMLVGALASLTQKDVKKMFAYSSVVHSSFVLANIIPLLDHQVWIFNYQAFFIFWYWGLFWYWGLFAFSNYGVFLILSTYKNTHCESLKGLLLKKPLIAISLSVCVLSLAGIPPFGVFWGKLIVLNSVMIANYWYLALFIALSSVIMLYGYLKVIIYALFVKGEGETYTRLDFRQNFILTLCVCVSIFAVLLVMFL, encoded by the coding sequence ATGCTAAATGATTTGGATTTTGAAATTTTAAATATCTCTTTATCTTATCCTTTTTTATTTTTGATTGGTGTGGGTATTGTTCTTTTGTGTTGTTCGGCTTTTTATAAGCTTCATCGCAATTTTTTCGTTGGCATCAGTGCTTTATCTTTGATTGTAAGCTTTTTTTTAATACTTTATAATATCAATGTTCAAGGCTCTAAAGGAGCTTTTTTAGGGACTTTAAATAACGATATTCTTTCTTTTGCGTTCTCTTCACTTATTTTGCTTTTTTCTTTTTTGTATCTTTTGATGGAAAAAGAAGAGAATCAAGGTGAATTTTATGCTTTATTTCTTTTTATGATTGCTTCTTTAATGCTTATGGTTTCAAGCTCAAATTTGGTTTTAATTTTCATAGGGCTTGAAGGCTCATCTTTGGCTCTTTATACTCTCATAGCAATACGCGGAACGCAAAATTCTATCTCTGCAGCAATTAAATATTTTAGCATTGCAGCTGTGGGTTCAGGTTTTTTTGCTTTAGCTTGTGCTTTGATTTATATCAAAACGGGCAGTTTAAGTCTTGATGAAATAATCAGTTTGCAAGATTCAAATGATGATATTTTGCTTTCATGTGCTGGAGTTTTAATCTTTGTTCTTTGTGCAATCAAACTTTCCTTAGCCCCTTTTCATTTTTGGCTAAGAGATGTGTATTATGCTGCTTATCCAAATTTGGTCGCTTTTATTTCAGTTGTGCCAAAAATTGCTATGTTTGTTGTTGTGATAAGAATCTTTATGTTTTTAGAACCAAAAACAAATGGATTTGAATATATTATAATGGTTTTAACAATTTTTTCTATGCTTGTAGGAGCCTTAGCTTCTTTAACGCAAAAAGATGTAAAAAAAATGTTTGCCTATAGTTCTGTGGTGCATTCTTCTTTTGTATTAGCAAACATTATTCCTTTGCTTGATCATCAAGTATGGATTTTTAATTATCAAGCGTTCTTTATTTTTTGGTATTGGGGGCTATTTTGGTATTGGGGACTATTTGCTTTTAGCAATTATGGAGTGTTTTTGATTTTAAGCACCTATAAAAATACGCATTGTGAATCCTTAAAAGGACTCTTGCTTAAAAAACCTCTTATAGCAATTTCTTTGAGTGTTTGTGTGCTGTCTTTAGCAGGAATCCCTCCTTTTGGAGTGTTTTGGGGTAAATTGATTGTATTAAATTCGGTTATGATCGCGAATTATTGGTATTTAGCTCTTTTTATTGCTTTGAGTTCGGTTATTATGCTTTATGGATATTTAAAGGTTATCATTTACGCTCTTTTTGTAAAAGGCGAGGGAGAAACTTATACGCGTTTAGATTTTAGACAAAATTTTATTCTAACACTTTGTGTGTGTGTAAGTATTTTTGCGGTATTATTAGTCATGTTTCTTTAA
- the nuoH gene encoding NADH-quinone oxidoreductase subunit NuoH, translated as MSDFAFFALETFIKCLIVLAIFASLAGLATYAERKILAYFQRRVGPDMVGPFGLIQLVADMIKLFTKEDIIPSNSQKIIFAIAPLIAAICAFVSLAAIPMLPEFTLFGHTIKPIIADINAALLFIIGTSGLCFYAVFLGGIASNNKYSIIGGARALVAIISYESVGALALIAVVMLTGSFSLVEINHYQNDGLFSWLIFKQPLAFVLFVIALFIETNRTPLCLTENEADIVAGYGTEYSGLRWSMFFIGEYTSMIAGALLITLLFLGGFNDFWIIPGWIMMILKSSFVFFWYFWARAAFPQLRPDQVMKMCYLILIPLAVLNLLFTALAILV; from the coding sequence ATGAGTGATTTTGCTTTTTTTGCTCTTGAAACTTTTATAAAATGTTTGATTGTATTAGCGATTTTTGCTTCTTTAGCTGGTTTGGCAACCTATGCAGAAAGAAAGATTTTAGCTTATTTTCAAAGACGCGTAGGTCCTGATATGGTAGGACCTTTTGGACTCATTCAGCTTGTAGCGGATATGATTAAGCTTTTTACGAAAGAAGATATTATCCCTTCAAATTCGCAAAAAATTATCTTTGCTATTGCTCCTTTGATTGCAGCTATTTGTGCTTTTGTGTCTTTAGCAGCCATTCCAATGTTGCCTGAATTCACTCTTTTTGGACATACCATTAAACCTATTATTGCAGATATTAATGCGGCTTTACTTTTTATCATCGGCACTTCTGGGCTTTGTTTTTATGCTGTATTTTTGGGTGGAATTGCAAGCAATAACAAATACTCTATCATAGGTGGTGCAAGAGCTTTGGTAGCAATCATTTCTTATGAGAGTGTTGGAGCCTTAGCCTTGATTGCTGTTGTTATGCTGACGGGTTCTTTTTCTTTAGTTGAAATCAATCATTATCAAAATGATGGTTTATTTTCGTGGTTGATTTTTAAACAACCTTTAGCCTTTGTGCTTTTTGTGATTGCATTGTTTATTGAAACCAATAGAACTCCTCTTTGTTTAACCGAAAATGAAGCGGATATTGTTGCAGGTTATGGAACGGAATATTCAGGTTTGCGTTGGAGTATGTTTTTTATCGGAGAATACACAAGTATGATAGCCGGAGCACTCTTAATTACGCTTTTGTTTTTAGGGGGGTTTAATGATTTTTGGATTATTCCGGGTTGGATTATGATGATTTTAAAATCAAGCTTTGTTTTCTTTTGGTATTTTTGGGCAAGAGCAGCGTTTCCTCAACTTCGTCCGGATCAAGTGATGAAGATGTGTTATTTGATTTTAATTCCTTTAGCGGTGCTTAATCTTTTATTCACTGCTTTAGCAATTTTAGTTTAA
- a CDS encoding NADH-quinone oxidoreductase subunit G: MTITINGKECFFDEGEYILNIARRNDIFIPAICYLSGCSPTLACRMCMVEADGKKVYSCNTKAKDKMVVESDLQNLWDERNEIMQAYCINHPLECGVCDKSGECELQNFTHKARVNIQNHWIKDTHKPHKKWGFINYDPALCIVCERCVTVCKDKIGESALKTIPRGGDSVDSTFKETMGKDAYAIWTKFQKSLIAPTKGDVLDCSFCGECTSVCPTGALIGARFQYTSNIWELKRIPASNPHSSDCELMYYDIKQSGISVQKPKIYRVSNDFAFANLNKAARYGYDTQNEAKKDEKAFQTLVNLIKTGEIKNIKFNSFITNEEALILQNLKNKFNLNLINDEALAFKTFLEAFILNAGEFYNATSEDIVKSDFLVVSGTLLRYDAPTLSYKINNALVMNKGSGLYFHPLEDLGVQKYSKNFISCIHKSGQEEQILYFLLQKFTQDEEIKNKLNSFVTQELKEIEESVNEEITEEVLEKDENGNEIKKEVKKTISKKIKKNIEVSRSIFAKNLGLDEDKLQELLLKKNNFVLVIGSDFYFHKDALKLAKLLALIQKTTPFKIFLNPTHTNTLGVSLLCDLTKTSEGKILGYNEKGDFSFSYEEYSDLASSSLNQQEGTFLNYDKRIVPTNAALEFGGYFLNDLANALGFDEPYTISYTKRLPINKGFSPLDFDSLENHYTNGGENKRGYLLNLEAFKNKASLELILPNAELQNLEPKENEILLYSANPSYQFGRFSNRSSALNEVIFLGVGENLAQNLGLKDKEVIKLKLKNKELSLSIKVDKDIKTGAYLPYFDEKMDTLEFFDERFICAEISKIGINNE, encoded by the coding sequence GTGACAATTACCATTAATGGCAAAGAATGCTTTTTTGACGAGGGTGAATATATCCTTAATATTGCGAGAAGAAATGATATTTTTATTCCAGCGATTTGTTATCTAAGTGGCTGTAGTCCTACTTTGGCTTGTCGTATGTGTATGGTTGAAGCTGATGGAAAAAAGGTTTATTCTTGTAATACTAAGGCTAAAGATAAGATGGTTGTTGAAAGTGATTTGCAAAATTTATGGGATGAGCGCAATGAAATCATGCAAGCTTATTGTATCAATCACCCTTTAGAATGTGGAGTTTGTGATAAATCAGGCGAGTGTGAGTTACAAAATTTCACACATAAGGCAAGGGTAAATATACAAAATCATTGGATTAAAGATACACATAAACCTCATAAAAAATGGGGTTTTATTAATTATGATCCCGCACTTTGTATTGTTTGTGAAAGATGTGTTACGGTTTGTAAGGATAAAATAGGCGAAAGTGCTTTAAAAACGATTCCAAGAGGAGGCGATAGCGTCGATAGCACCTTTAAAGAAACTATGGGTAAAGATGCCTACGCGATTTGGACAAAATTTCAAAAGAGTTTGATTGCTCCTACAAAGGGGGATGTTTTGGATTGCTCTTTTTGTGGAGAATGCACGAGTGTTTGTCCTACCGGAGCTCTTATTGGAGCTAGGTTTCAATACACATCAAATATTTGGGAGCTTAAAAGAATTCCAGCTTCAAATCCGCATTCTAGTGATTGTGAATTGATGTATTATGATATAAAACAAAGTGGTATTAGTGTGCAAAAACCTAAAATTTATAGAGTGAGTAATGATTTTGCATTTGCAAATTTAAATAAGGCTGCAAGATATGGTTATGATACACAAAATGAAGCTAAAAAGGACGAAAAGGCTTTTCAAACTTTGGTAAATCTTATTAAAACAGGTGAAATTAAAAATATTAAATTCAACAGCTTTATTACAAATGAAGAGGCTTTAATTTTACAGAATCTCAAAAATAAATTCAATTTAAATTTAATCAATGATGAAGCTTTGGCTTTTAAAACTTTTTTAGAAGCATTCATTCTCAATGCAGGCGAATTTTATAATGCAACAAGCGAGGATATTGTTAAGAGTGATTTTTTAGTCGTCAGTGGGACCTTATTAAGATATGATGCTCCAACTTTAAGTTATAAAATCAATAATGCTTTAGTGATGAATAAAGGCTCGGGGCTTTATTTTCATCCTTTAGAAGATTTAGGTGTGCAAAAATACTCTAAAAATTTTATTTCTTGTATCCATAAAAGCGGACAAGAGGAACAAATTTTATATTTTTTACTTCAAAAATTCACTCAAGATGAAGAAATAAAAAACAAACTCAATTCTTTTGTAACTCAAGAATTAAAAGAAATTGAAGAAAGTGTTAATGAGGAGATTACAGAAGAAGTTTTAGAAAAAGATGAAAATGGAAACGAGATTAAAAAAGAAGTTAAAAAAACCATCAGTAAAAAAATTAAAAAAAATATAGAAGTAAGCCGTTCAATATTTGCTAAAAATTTAGGTTTGGATGAGGATAAATTGCAAGAATTACTCCTTAAAAAAAATAATTTTGTTTTAGTGATAGGAAGTGATTTTTATTTCCATAAAGATGCTTTAAAATTAGCAAAACTCTTAGCACTCATTCAAAAAACAACACCTTTTAAAATCTTTTTAAATCCTACTCATACAAATACTTTGGGCGTTTCTTTGCTTTGCGATTTGACAAAAACGAGTGAGGGTAAAATTTTAGGATATAACGAAAAGGGAGATTTTAGTTTTTCTTATGAAGAGTATAGTGATTTGGCGAGTTCAAGCTTAAATCAACAAGAGGGGACCTTTTTAAATTACGATAAAAGAATTGTTCCTACAAATGCAGCCTTAGAATTTGGAGGTTATTTTCTCAATGATTTAGCCAATGCCTTAGGTTTTGATGAGCCTTATACGATTTCTTATACCAAGCGACTTCCTATTAATAAAGGCTTTTCTCCGCTTGATTTTGATAGTTTAGAAAATCATTATACCAATGGAGGAGAGAACAAAAGAGGCTATCTTTTAAATTTAGAAGCCTTTAAAAACAAAGCTTCATTAGAATTGATTTTACCCAATGCAGAGCTTCAAAATTTAGAGCCCAAAGAAAATGAAATTTTACTTTATAGTGCAAATCCTAGTTATCAGTTTGGTAGATTTTCCAATCGTTCAAGTGCCTTGAATGAAGTTATTTTTTTGGGAGTGGGAGAAAATTTAGCACAAAATTTGGGATTAAAAGATAAAGAAGTGATTAAACTTAAACTTAAAAACAAAGAGTTAAGCTTAAGCATTAAGGTTGATAAAGATATTAAAACAGGAGCTTATTTGCCATATTTTGATGAAAAAATGGATACTTTGGAATTTTTCGATGAAAGATTTATTTGTGCTGAAATTTCAAAAATAGGAATAAACAATGAGTGA
- the nuoI gene encoding NADH-quinone oxidoreductase subunit NuoI, which produces MKNYYLVDEKRKNPNTIWQKISQALYRSIKLELFVGLFVVMRQMLQRNNSVTIKYPFEKVELNERYRAVHRLMRFIESENERCIGCGLCEKICISNCIRMETSLDEEGRKKVGNYSINLGRCIYCGFCAEVCPELAIVHGKEYENAAEQRSYFGYKQDFLTPIDKLKNQVEFEGAGSLRKDADDFVKKTPNYYDVLKSREEHLCDEKSCVLHNSPKEVEGKVQ; this is translated from the coding sequence ATGAAAAACTATTACTTAGTTGATGAAAAAAGAAAAAATCCTAATACAATCTGGCAAAAAATCTCTCAAGCTTTATATAGAAGCATTAAACTTGAACTTTTTGTGGGGCTTTTTGTAGTGATGCGTCAAATGCTTCAAAGAAATAATAGCGTTACTATCAAATACCCCTTTGAAAAAGTGGAACTTAACGAAAGATACAGAGCTGTGCATAGATTGATGCGTTTTATAGAAAGCGAAAATGAAAGATGCATAGGTTGTGGGCTTTGTGAAAAAATTTGTATCAGTAATTGTATAAGAATGGAAACTTCTTTAGATGAAGAGGGACGGAAAAAAGTTGGAAATTATAGCATTAATTTAGGGCGTTGTATTTATTGTGGTTTTTGTGCTGAAGTTTGCCCTGAACTTGCTATTGTTCATGGAAAAGAATACGAAAACGCAGCCGAACAAAGATCATATTTTGGTTATAAACAAGATTTTCTTACTCCCATTGATAAACTTAAGAATCAAGTTGAATTTGAGGGTGCTGGAAGTCTTAGAAAAGATGCCGATGATTTTGTTAAAAAAACACCTAATTATTATGATGTTTTAAAGTCCAGAGAAGAGCATTTATGCGATGAAAAAAGCTGTGTTTTACATAATTCACCTAAAGAAGTTGAAGGAAAAGTGCAATGA
- a CDS encoding NADH-ubiquinone oxidoreductase subunit E family protein — protein sequence MRRVDLRKSKDFFEDLAKTIKEAKINEVLVILFEIGDFSAVEKSFSFVKEQGCELLNSLKFNQVDWTIVIKKV from the coding sequence ATGAGAAGGGTGGATTTAAGGAAAAGTAAAGATTTTTTTGAAGATTTAGCAAAAACAATCAAAGAAGCAAAAATTAATGAAGTTTTGGTAATACTTTTTGAAATTGGAGATTTTTCAGCAGTTGAAAAGAGTTTTTCTTTTGTTAAGGAACAAGGTTGTGAGCTTTTAAATTCTTTGAAATTTAATCAAGTTGATTGGACTATAGTCATAAAAAAGGTTTAA
- a CDS encoding NADH-quinone oxidoreductase subunit M, which translates to MLNYLIFFPLIAAFAVLILNRGGVKIFSVGVSLMILVLNGKIFIDYLDGVNFDFKLGSKILNLFNYHIGVDSIALILMLLSSLIIFLSFLFLKIEKRAMVCAIFFLEFAIMGLFSALNALLFYVFWEFSLLPLIYIIGVYGKDFRAGIKFFIYAFAGSILMLVAMIYLAYLNCTLLNIWTFDLEIWKNNVSAASFKEQLFLFAAFFVAFAIKSPLFPFHTWAPKVYANAPVLVSVMLVAFKMAPFGFLRFCLPLFPDASVYFTPLIAALCIVSVIYCALIAFRAKDLRELIAYSSISHIGIMILGIFSFNDLALSGSVFYMFAHGLVTAALFLMAQSLYERYKTTELNFYHSLASHAPSFAIFFSILVLASVSLPLTLSFVGEFLILLGVAKLNLLYSFLAGFVVILGAVYMLNLFRKIFFMQKEGEIAKFNLHLRETLALIPIVFLIFYLGIAPKIFLDPLQKDAKILLEIMNLRAVEQNTLDFLSKIGESNAK; encoded by the coding sequence ATGCTAAATTATTTGATATTTTTTCCTTTAATTGCTGCCTTTGCAGTGCTTATTTTAAATCGTGGTGGAGTTAAAATTTTTAGTGTTGGCGTCAGTTTGATGATTTTAGTGCTTAATGGAAAAATTTTTATAGACTATTTAGATGGAGTGAATTTTGATTTTAAATTAGGTTCTAAAATTTTAAACCTTTTTAATTATCACATTGGTGTTGATAGCATAGCTTTAATCTTAATGCTCCTTTCTTCTTTAATCATTTTTCTTTCTTTTTTATTTTTAAAAATTGAAAAAAGGGCTATGGTTTGTGCAATTTTCTTTTTAGAATTTGCCATAATGGGACTTTTTAGTGCTTTAAACGCCTTGCTTTTTTATGTATTTTGGGAATTCTCTCTTTTACCACTCATTTATATTATAGGAGTTTATGGGAAAGATTTTAGAGCTGGGATTAAATTTTTCATTTATGCTTTTGCGGGTTCAATTTTAATGCTCGTTGCAATGATTTATCTTGCATATTTAAATTGTACGCTTTTAAATATTTGGACTTTTGATTTAGAGATTTGGAAAAACAATGTTTCTGCAGCAAGTTTTAAAGAACAGCTTTTCCTTTTTGCGGCGTTTTTTGTCGCTTTTGCAATTAAATCTCCACTTTTTCCTTTTCACACTTGGGCTCCAAAGGTCTATGCAAACGCACCGGTTTTGGTTTCTGTAATGCTTGTGGCTTTTAAAATGGCACCTTTTGGTTTTTTACGATTTTGTTTGCCACTTTTTCCGGATGCAAGTGTATATTTTACACCATTGATTGCCGCTTTGTGTATAGTGAGTGTGATTTATTGTGCTTTGATTGCTTTTAGAGCAAAAGATTTAAGAGAACTCATCGCATATAGTTCTATCTCTCATATAGGGATTATGATACTTGGAATTTTTTCTTTCAATGATTTAGCCCTTAGCGGTTCAGTGTTTTATATGTTTGCCCATGGACTTGTAACTGCGGCTTTATTTTTAATGGCACAAAGTTTGTATGAAAGATATAAAACTACGGAATTAAATTTCTATCATTCTTTAGCCTCCCATGCCCCTTCTTTTGCGATTTTCTTTTCTATTTTAGTTTTAGCGAGTGTATCTTTACCTTTAACTCTATCCTTCGTGGGTGAATTTTTAATTCTTTTAGGGGTTGCAAAACTTAATCTACTCTATAGTTTTTTAGCAGGATTTGTAGTGATTTTGGGAGCGGTTTATATGTTAAATCTTTTTAGAAAAATATTTTTTATGCAAAAAGAGGGAGAAATCGCAAAATTTAATTTGCATTTAAGAGAAACTCTTGCTTTGATTCCTATTGTGTTTTTAATTTTTTATTTAGGAATTGCACCAAAAATTTTTTTAGATCCCCTCCAAAAAGATGCAAAAATTTTGTTAGAAATTATGAATTTAAGAGCAGTTGAGCAAAATACTTTAGATTTTTTGTCTAAAATAGGAGAAAGCAATGCTAAATGA
- the nuoK gene encoding NADH-quinone oxidoreductase subunit NuoK, with protein sequence MIEKYFIIAILMFVIGLIGILKRQNLIMLFISSEILLNSANLALIAASKMHNDLNGQVFALFIMGVAACEVAVGISLCVLWYRKKGTLELKSLKEVEA encoded by the coding sequence ATGATAGAAAAATATTTTATCATCGCTATTTTGATGTTTGTGATAGGTCTTATAGGAATTTTAAAAAGACAAAATCTCATCATGCTTTTTATTTCAAGCGAAATTTTACTCAATAGTGCAAATTTAGCTTTAATCGCCGCTTCAAAAATGCACAATGATTTAAATGGACAAGTTTTTGCACTTTTTATAATGGGTGTTGCAGCTTGCGAGGTGGCTGTTGGAATTTCTCTTTGTGTGCTTTGGTATAGAAAAAAAGGCACTTTAGAGCTTAAAAGCCTTAAAGAAGTAGAGGCTTAA
- the nuoL gene encoding NADH-quinone oxidoreductase subunit L: MQNLALISLFSPFVAFLFASFFSLGQKRIILGYICSLLISFSAISSLILLFYNQSFNIILFEWISIIGLSFGFSIDSISLVMMSVVGIVASLVHFYSIFYMKDDEGFNKYFSYLALFVFSMLFLVMSDNFLGLFVGWEGVGLCSWLLIGFWYKNDRYSFAANEAFIMNRIADLGMLLGIFWLYYQVGSLQYEEVFNSVSSVEHSALVFIAACLFIGAMGKSAQFPFHTWLADAMAGPTPVSALIHAATMVTAGVYLVIRANAIYDLVPEVGYIISLIGAFVALFAASMALVANDLKRIIAYSTLSQLGYMFVAAGLGAYGIALFHLVTHAFFKSLLFLGAGNVMHAMNDNLDIKKMGGLYKPLKITAIFMTIGSLALAGIYPFAGFFSKDLILGYSFISFHHGIFLVLLIAAFMTAFYSFRLLMLVFFTPQRHSLHPHEAGKIALLAMSPLVILAIISGFFEHKFFEYIETKLVLINAQNTLVMILASTAAILGVLLVIIAYKKSWFKPSIEQKSIYKLLSNDYFIPKFYQEFMVNIFSNLCSVFKHCDIYIFDACVEKISCFVNLLAKRIIMPNSLSLMLQFLVGAFIVLLLLVWVV; this comes from the coding sequence ATGCAGAATTTAGCTTTAATTTCACTTTTTAGCCCCTTTGTGGCTTTTTTGTTTGCTTCGTTTTTTTCTTTAGGTCAAAAGAGAATTATTCTGGGTTATATTTGTTCTTTATTGATTTCTTTTAGTGCTATAAGCTCTTTGATTTTGCTTTTTTATAATCAAAGTTTTAATATCATTCTTTTTGAGTGGATTAGCATTATCGGACTTTCTTTTGGTTTTAGTATTGATAGCATTTCTTTAGTGATGATGAGTGTTGTAGGGATTGTCGCTTCTTTAGTGCATTTTTATAGTATTTTTTATATGAAAGATGATGAAGGCTTTAATAAATATTTTTCCTATCTGGCTCTTTTTGTTTTTTCTATGCTTTTTTTAGTTATGAGTGATAATTTCTTAGGGCTTTTTGTTGGTTGGGAAGGTGTTGGGCTTTGTTCTTGGTTGCTCATAGGTTTTTGGTATAAAAACGATCGGTACTCTTTTGCAGCAAATGAAGCTTTTATAATGAATAGAATTGCCGACCTTGGAATGCTTTTGGGAATTTTTTGGCTTTATTATCAAGTGGGAAGCTTACAATATGAAGAAGTTTTTAATTCAGTCTCAAGTGTAGAGCATTCAGCCTTAGTTTTCATAGCAGCTTGTTTGTTTATCGGTGCTATGGGAAAATCTGCTCAATTTCCTTTTCATACTTGGCTTGCAGATGCTATGGCCGGACCTACTCCTGTATCTGCACTCATTCACGCTGCGACTATGGTTACAGCGGGAGTGTATTTGGTGATTCGTGCAAATGCAATTTATGATTTAGTACCTGAAGTGGGTTATATTATCTCTCTTATCGGTGCTTTTGTGGCTCTTTTTGCTGCTTCTATGGCTTTAGTCGCAAATGATTTAAAACGTATTATTGCGTATTCTACTCTTTCACAGCTGGGTTATATGTTTGTAGCAGCTGGGCTTGGAGCTTATGGAATCGCTTTATTTCACTTAGTCACTCACGCGTTTTTTAAATCTTTACTCTTCTTAGGTGCGGGAAATGTTATGCATGCTATGAATGATAATTTAGACATTAAAAAAATGGGAGGACTTTATAAACCTTTAAAAATCACCGCAATTTTTATGACAATAGGTTCTTTGGCTTTAGCAGGAATTTATCCTTTTGCTGGATTTTTTTCAAAAGATTTAATTTTGGGTTATTCTTTTATTTCTTTTCATCATGGAATTTTTTTAGTGCTTTTAATCGCTGCTTTTATGACTGCATTTTATAGTTTTAGACTCTTAATGCTTGTATTTTTTACCCCGCAAAGGCATTCTTTACATCCGCACGAAGCCGGTAAAATAGCACTTTTAGCCATGAGTCCTTTAGTGATTTTAGCCATAATTTCAGGTTTTTTTGAACATAAATTTTTTGAATACATAGAGACTAAATTAGTCCTTATTAACGCACAAAATACCTTAGTGATGATTCTAGCAAGCACAGCAGCAATTTTAGGTGTGCTTTTAGTTATCATAGCCTATAAAAAATCTTGGTTTAAGCCTAGCATAGAACAGAAAAGTATCTATAAACTTTTAAGTAATGATTATTTTATACCAAAATTTTATCAAGAATTTATGGTCAATATTTTTTCTAATCTGTGTTCCGTATTTAAACATTGCGATATTTACATTTTTGATGCTTGTGTTGAGAAAATTTCTTGTTTTGTTAATCTGCTTGCAAAAAGAATCATAATGCCAAATAGCCTTTCTTTAATGCTTCAGTTTTTGGTGGGTGCTTTTATCGTTTTACTTCTTTTAGTATGGGTGGTTTGA